A genomic region of Haliotis asinina isolate JCU_RB_2024 chromosome 1, JCU_Hal_asi_v2, whole genome shotgun sequence contains the following coding sequences:
- the LOC137294302 gene encoding CD2 antigen cytoplasmic tail-binding protein 2 homolog codes for MSEFQGDMFSEMEETRPKEQPKETRFKEKHSLDSDEEDDDGDKQEILDDEEIEGQEEGISDVVEGIHMTPFNMTEEMEEGHFDKDGMFIFEKDKAQIRDSWMDNIDWVKVKETQIKHDLKRSLSDSDEELPPFNEQAVYAEILTMLQPGESIAKAMRRIGGNQNLSASQRLKLKKQKKLGNVNNSNTEEDAQEKKAKMAKLTELADSFVSNGIMDIYEMTYEKISHTLKRTETQKVKFDVPADVDDDDALDMFAENFDKKESDDTELGPSESKKAKIDLNGSGVDASHKTEPTAASTSTEAASTSAAVSTSAEEESEVRWEYKWEDTDTATIHGPFSSTQMLKWSDDGFFKDGAYCRKVGATNAQFYNTRRIDFDLYT; via the exons ATGTCTGAGTTCCAAGGAGACATGTTTTCTGAGATGGAAGAAACTCGCCCCAAGGAGCAACCGAAAGAGACACGTTTTAAAGAAAAACATTCTCTCGACAGTGATGAAGAAGACGACGATGGTGACAAACAAGAAATTCTCGACGACGAGGAAATTGAAG GCCAAGAAGAGGGAATTAGCGATGTTGTGGAAGGCATTCACATGACACCCTTCAACATGACAGAGGAAATGGAAGAAGGGCATTTTGACAAGGATGGCATGTTTATCTTTGAGAAAGACAAG GCACAAATCCGAGATAGTTGGATGGACAACATCGATTGGGTTAAGGTGAAAGAAACGCAGATCAAACATGACCTCAAACGGTCACTGTCAGATAGTGatgaagagttacctcccttcaatGAACAAGCTGTCTATGCTGAGATACTGACAATGTTACAACCTGGTGAGAGTATTGCTAAAGCCATGCGGAGAATTGGGGGAAATCAAAATCTTTCTGCCAGTCAAAGATTAAAACTGAAGAAACAAAAGAAACTAGGAAACGTAAACAACAGCAACACTGAAGAAGATGCACAGGAGAAGAAGGccaaaatggcaaaattgacAGAACTTGCAGACAGCTTTGTGTCAAATGGTATCATGGACATATATGAAATGACATATGAGAAGATTTCGCACACTTTGAAGAGGACGGAGACTCAGAAGGTGAAGTTTGATGTACCagctgatgttgatgatgatgatgctcttGATATGTTCGCTGAGAACTTTGATAAGAAGGAGTCTGATGACACAGAGCTTGGACCCAGTGAAAGCAAAAAAGCCAAGATAGATCTGAATGGCAGTGGAG TGGATGCATCCCATAAAACTGAACCCACCGCAGCATCAACATCCACAGAGGCAGCATCAACGTCAGCAGCAGTGTCTACATCAGCGGAGGAGGAGTCGGAGGTTAGATGGGAGTACAAGTGGGAGGACACAGACACTGCAACAATCCATGGTCCCTTCTCCAGCACACAGATGTTGAAGTGGTCAGACGATGGCTTCTTTAAAGATGGAGCATACTGCCGCAAAGTCGGTGCAACTAACGCCCAGTTCTACAACACACGGAGAATAGACTTTGACTTGTATACATAA
- the LOC137281205 gene encoding SANT and BTB domain regulator of class switch recombination-like isoform X1, with translation MSVIEPSSRVGVTLDLILKTLIASSDFNELQSKNWEAIARLIPGTSATQCSRRYQELLSTGTGLSYAQFGKNFPLQTSSSTSHANTAETDNTSKTTSSTSSRPGSDRQKGVKEERGNAEVKGQPQNSDNGEHGPIMVIHVCDEAKNLKKDFNCPRDLLVKEMKYFAEYLSTDAQRWEEVDISVHCDVQIFDWLMKYVKRSTKDVPDKPKLEPNNVVSILISSDFLKMDNLVQECIEYCHKQMSSIVATNCNMNCINDKLVTRIADLFTHSEADEIKDRKDKFKSKLFSKKLEKLFDAEYTSPDSPESAVSLFKCSICKRHLTTKLEKKVKCVSSRMTVNKRGGLTYCHLKDTTFDLNDYLLELKSQLKYWRDVYWRVWGTINSLACSRCGETFPLTEFGHCKYHPEAPRYDNEGSTGGSATSSCVGVYPCCHQKTMRFDPIQLNKGCRVKDHIINLTEATPGGGDLDTNSKSPLHKIYDDLLAHRDVICVPYQRLPETSEAELNIFGNEVFASRSRSSGVHISKLSSSGEEDKKVEHHHHHHSKPQPRLQALTVEREVSFEIDEFAFGESDDEIGDEESLKGSVKKPRATRKSRVTIDPQAILLDAPGFEQTKKSTWDTQRSMRYNQDAQRQEDQRRMKDIRLYLTKLRLNADKIDKPKKEFSGGIFSKLEAQWKIANTTQQNKQPGQTQARHRMGSGQTFYQRRQQSFTNKS, from the exons ATGTCAGTAATTGAACCATCATCGCGTGTCGGTGTTACTCTCGACCTCATCCTCAAAACCCTCATAGCATCATCAGACTTCAATGAACTGCAAAGTAAAAACTGGGAAGCAATTGCCCGTCTCATTCCTGGAACATCAGCAACACAG tgTTCCAGAAGATACCAGGAGCTGCTAAGCACTGGAACTGGTCTGTCATACGCTCAGTTTGGGAAGAACTTCCCACTACAGACGTCCAGTAGCACCAGCCACGCAAACACTGCAGAGACAGATAATACCAGCAAGACAACTAGCTCCACTTCTAGTAGACCTGGCTCTGACCGACAGAAAG GAGTGAAAGAAGAAAGAGGAAATGCAGAGGTCAAAGGTCAACCCCAGAATTCTGACAATGGAGAACACGG ACCAATCATGGTAATACATGTCTGCGATGAAGCAAAGAATT TGAAGAAGGACTTCAACTGTCCGCGAGACCTGCTGGTGAAGGAGATGAAGTACTTTGCGGAGTACCTGTCGACAGATGCCCAGCGGTGGGAGGAGGTAGACATCTCCGTCCACTGTGATGTGCAGATCTTTGATTGGCTAATGAAATATGTCAAGAGGTCAACGAAAGATGTCCCAGACAAACCAAAACTGG AACCAAACAATGTGGTTTCCATTCTTATCTCATctgactttctcaaaatggaCAATCTG GTTCAGGAATGTATTGAGTACTGCCACAAACAGATGTCCTCCATTGTCGCCACCAACTGTAACATGAACTGCATCAATGACAAGCTCGTCACAAG AATTGCTGATCTGTTCACACATTCTGAAGCAGATGAGATAAAGGACAGGAAAGACAAATTTAAGAG CAAGCTGTTCAGCAAGAAGTTGGAGAAGCTGTTTGATGCAGAGTATACATCACCTGACTCTCCAGAGAGTGCTGTCTCTCTCTTCAA GTGTTCCATTTGTAAACGCCACCTGACCACAAAACTTGAGAAGAAGGTCAAATGTGTATCCAGCAG AATGACTGTCAACAAGCGTGGAGGACTGACTTATTGTCATTTGAAAGACACCACCTTTGATTTGAATGACTACCTGCTGGAACTGAAGTCCCAGTTGAAGTATTGGCGAGATGTCTACTGGCGAGTGTGGGGGACAATCAACTCACTGGCCTGCAGTCGGTGTGGAGAAACATTCCCGCTCACAGAGTTTGGACACTGTAAATATCACCCAGAAGCTCCTCGATACGATAATGAGGGAAGTACAGGAGGGTCTGCAACATCGTCGTGTGTTGGGGTATACCCCTGCTGTCATCAGAAAACCATGCGATTTGATCCTATACAACTCAATAAG GGTTGTCGTGTGAAGGACCACATCATCAACCTGACTGAGGCGACCCCTGGTGGTGGTGACCTTGACACAAACTCAAAGTCTCCTCTACACAAGATTTATGATGACCTTCTGGCTCATCGAGATGTGATCTGTGTTCCCTATCAGAGGTTACCTGAAACCAG TGAAGCTGAGCTGAACATATTTGGCAATGAGGTGTTTGCCagtaggtcaaggtcatcagGAGTGCATATATCCAAGTTGTCCTCCTCAGGAGAAGAGGACAAAAAAGTAGAG caccaccaccaccatcacagcaAGCCTCAACCACGTTTACAAGCCCTCACTGTGGAGAGAGAAGTGTCCTTTGAGATTGACGAGTTTGCCTTTGGTGAAAGTGATGACGAGATTGGAGATGAGGAGTCTCTCAAAGGTTCAG TCAAGAAACCAAGAGCTACTAGGAAATCACGAGTCACCATTGATCCCCAGGCAATCCTGCTGGACGCTCCAGGATTTGA ACAAACAAAGAAATCAACATGGGATACGCAGAGATCGATGAGATACAACCAGGATGCACAGAGACAGGAAG ACCAGAGACGAATGAAGGACATTCGTCTTTACTTGACCAAACTGAGGCTGAATGCAGATAAGATTGATAAGCCAAAAAAGGAG TTCTCTGgtggaatattcagcaaactGGAAGCCCAGTGGAAGATAGCCAACACTACCCAGCAAAACAAACAGCCGGGACAGACCCAGGCCAG GCATCGGATGGGGTCAGGTCAGACGTTCTACCAGCGCAGACAACAGTCATTTACAAACAAATCCTAG
- the LOC137281205 gene encoding SANT and BTB domain regulator of class switch recombination-like isoform X2 yields MSVIEPSSRVGVTLDLILKTLIASSDFNELQSKNWEAIARLIPGTSATQCSRRYQELLSTGTGLSYAQFGKNFPLQTSSSTSHANTAETDNTSKTTSSTSSRPGSDRQKGVKEERGNAEVKGQPQNSDNGEHGPIMVIHVCDEAKNLKKDFNCPRDLLVKEMKYFAEYLSTDAQRWEEVDISVHCDVQIFDWLMKYVKRSTKDVPDKPKLEPNNVVSILISSDFLKMDNLVQECIEYCHKQMSSIVATNCNMNCINDKLVTRIADLFTHSEADEIKDRKDKFKSKLFSKKLEKLFDAEYTSPDSPESAVSLFKCSICKRHLTTKLEKKVKCVSSRMTVNKRGGLTYCHLKDTTFDLNDYLLELKSQLKYWRDVYWRVWGTINSLACSRCGETFPLTEFGHCKYHPEAPRYDNEGSTGGSATSSCVGVYPCCHQKTMRFDPIQLNKGCRVKDHIINLTEATPGGGDLDTNSKSPLHKIYDDLLAHRDVICVPYQRLPETSEAELNIFGNEVFASRSRSSGVHISKLSSSGEEDKKVEHHHHHHSKPQPRLQALTVEREVSFEIDEFAFGESDDEIGDEESLKGSVKKPRATRKSRVTIDPQAILLDAPGFEQTKKSTWDTQRSMRYNQDAQRQEDQRRMKDIRLYLTKLRLNADKIDKPKKEFSGGIFSKLEAQWKIANTTQQNKQPGQTQARLKPRLGQVRSSFS; encoded by the exons ATGTCAGTAATTGAACCATCATCGCGTGTCGGTGTTACTCTCGACCTCATCCTCAAAACCCTCATAGCATCATCAGACTTCAATGAACTGCAAAGTAAAAACTGGGAAGCAATTGCCCGTCTCATTCCTGGAACATCAGCAACACAG tgTTCCAGAAGATACCAGGAGCTGCTAAGCACTGGAACTGGTCTGTCATACGCTCAGTTTGGGAAGAACTTCCCACTACAGACGTCCAGTAGCACCAGCCACGCAAACACTGCAGAGACAGATAATACCAGCAAGACAACTAGCTCCACTTCTAGTAGACCTGGCTCTGACCGACAGAAAG GAGTGAAAGAAGAAAGAGGAAATGCAGAGGTCAAAGGTCAACCCCAGAATTCTGACAATGGAGAACACGG ACCAATCATGGTAATACATGTCTGCGATGAAGCAAAGAATT TGAAGAAGGACTTCAACTGTCCGCGAGACCTGCTGGTGAAGGAGATGAAGTACTTTGCGGAGTACCTGTCGACAGATGCCCAGCGGTGGGAGGAGGTAGACATCTCCGTCCACTGTGATGTGCAGATCTTTGATTGGCTAATGAAATATGTCAAGAGGTCAACGAAAGATGTCCCAGACAAACCAAAACTGG AACCAAACAATGTGGTTTCCATTCTTATCTCATctgactttctcaaaatggaCAATCTG GTTCAGGAATGTATTGAGTACTGCCACAAACAGATGTCCTCCATTGTCGCCACCAACTGTAACATGAACTGCATCAATGACAAGCTCGTCACAAG AATTGCTGATCTGTTCACACATTCTGAAGCAGATGAGATAAAGGACAGGAAAGACAAATTTAAGAG CAAGCTGTTCAGCAAGAAGTTGGAGAAGCTGTTTGATGCAGAGTATACATCACCTGACTCTCCAGAGAGTGCTGTCTCTCTCTTCAA GTGTTCCATTTGTAAACGCCACCTGACCACAAAACTTGAGAAGAAGGTCAAATGTGTATCCAGCAG AATGACTGTCAACAAGCGTGGAGGACTGACTTATTGTCATTTGAAAGACACCACCTTTGATTTGAATGACTACCTGCTGGAACTGAAGTCCCAGTTGAAGTATTGGCGAGATGTCTACTGGCGAGTGTGGGGGACAATCAACTCACTGGCCTGCAGTCGGTGTGGAGAAACATTCCCGCTCACAGAGTTTGGACACTGTAAATATCACCCAGAAGCTCCTCGATACGATAATGAGGGAAGTACAGGAGGGTCTGCAACATCGTCGTGTGTTGGGGTATACCCCTGCTGTCATCAGAAAACCATGCGATTTGATCCTATACAACTCAATAAG GGTTGTCGTGTGAAGGACCACATCATCAACCTGACTGAGGCGACCCCTGGTGGTGGTGACCTTGACACAAACTCAAAGTCTCCTCTACACAAGATTTATGATGACCTTCTGGCTCATCGAGATGTGATCTGTGTTCCCTATCAGAGGTTACCTGAAACCAG TGAAGCTGAGCTGAACATATTTGGCAATGAGGTGTTTGCCagtaggtcaaggtcatcagGAGTGCATATATCCAAGTTGTCCTCCTCAGGAGAAGAGGACAAAAAAGTAGAG caccaccaccaccatcacagcaAGCCTCAACCACGTTTACAAGCCCTCACTGTGGAGAGAGAAGTGTCCTTTGAGATTGACGAGTTTGCCTTTGGTGAAAGTGATGACGAGATTGGAGATGAGGAGTCTCTCAAAGGTTCAG TCAAGAAACCAAGAGCTACTAGGAAATCACGAGTCACCATTGATCCCCAGGCAATCCTGCTGGACGCTCCAGGATTTGA ACAAACAAAGAAATCAACATGGGATACGCAGAGATCGATGAGATACAACCAGGATGCACAGAGACAGGAAG ACCAGAGACGAATGAAGGACATTCGTCTTTACTTGACCAAACTGAGGCTGAATGCAGATAAGATTGATAAGCCAAAAAAGGAG TTCTCTGgtggaatattcagcaaactGGAAGCCCAGTGGAAGATAGCCAACACTACCCAGCAAAACAAACAGCCGGGACAGACCCAGGCCAG GCTCAAACCCAGACTGGGACAAGTGAGATCCTCCTTCTCCTAA
- the LOC137294313 gene encoding uncharacterized protein, translating to MKSFLLITMSVLVLHVTAGDMSCNVGGDCPKEMCCKGNPGSQGQCAPLKTEGEDCQMYSGVPSWGQTPWMVRECNCHDGLYCGSDNPQPPLGSRGTCRHWNGLP from the exons GTGTTGGTTCTTCACGTGACTGCTGGGGACATGTCATGTAATGTGGGTGGGGATTGTCCCAAGGAGATGTGCTGCAAAGGGAACCCAGGTTCCCAGGGGCAATGCGCACCCCTGAAGACTGAAGGAGAAG ACTGCCAGATGTATTCCGGGGTACCATCCTGGGGTCAGACTCCATGGATGGTGAGAGAGTGCAACTGTCATGATGGTCTCTACTGTGGATCCGACAACCCACAACCTCCCCTGGGGTCCAGAG GAACGTGCAGACACTGGAATGGTCTTCCATAG